One window from the genome of Enterobacter asburiae encodes:
- a CDS encoding Gfo/Idh/MocA family protein — MKEVRIGLIGTGYIGKAHAIAYAQAPTVFNLRGRLVREMVAEVTPELAAERAQAFGFNRSTGDWRALVADPAIDVVDICSPNHLHKEMALEAIRHGKHVYSEKPLALNAHDAREMVDAAKRAGVKTLVGFNYMKNPTAQLAKEIIARGEIGEVIHFYGTHNEDYMADPLSPIHWHCFKETAGLGALGDLAAHIVNMAQYLVGDIEQVCGDLKIVVPERPAKGGSSEMIAVENEDQAHAMVRFAGGAQGVIETSRVACGRKMGLSYVITGTKGAISFTQERMAELKLYLHDDPVNRQGFRTLLVGPAHPDYAAFCMGAGHGIGFNDQKTVEVRDLVDGIAADAPMWPDFEEGWKVSRVLDAIALSHREGRWLNVNDIV; from the coding sequence ATGAAAGAGGTTCGTATTGGATTAATTGGCACCGGGTATATCGGCAAGGCGCACGCTATCGCCTATGCCCAGGCCCCGACGGTGTTCAACCTGCGCGGCAGGCTGGTGCGCGAGATGGTGGCGGAAGTCACGCCGGAGCTGGCGGCAGAGCGCGCGCAGGCGTTTGGCTTCAACCGCTCCACCGGGGACTGGCGGGCGCTGGTGGCCGACCCGGCCATTGACGTGGTGGATATTTGCTCACCCAACCACCTGCATAAAGAGATGGCGCTGGAGGCGATCCGCCACGGCAAGCACGTCTACTCGGAGAAGCCGCTGGCGCTGAACGCCCACGATGCGCGCGAGATGGTCGACGCCGCGAAGCGGGCCGGGGTGAAAACGCTGGTGGGGTTCAACTACATGAAGAACCCGACGGCGCAGCTGGCGAAGGAGATTATCGCCCGCGGCGAGATTGGCGAGGTGATCCACTTCTACGGCACCCACAACGAAGACTATATGGCCGACCCTCTGTCGCCCATTCACTGGCACTGCTTTAAAGAGACCGCCGGGCTGGGTGCGCTGGGCGACCTCGCGGCGCACATCGTCAATATGGCCCAGTACCTGGTGGGGGATATCGAGCAGGTCTGCGGCGATCTGAAGATCGTGGTCCCGGAACGCCCGGCGAAGGGCGGATCGTCGGAGATGATTGCCGTTGAAAACGAGGATCAGGCCCACGCGATGGTGCGTTTTGCGGGCGGGGCGCAGGGCGTGATTGAAACCTCCCGCGTTGCCTGCGGCCGCAAGATGGGGCTGTCGTACGTCATCACCGGGACGAAAGGCGCCATCAGCTTCACCCAGGAGCGCATGGCCGAGCTGAAGCTCTATCTGCATGACGATCCGGTGAACCGTCAGGGGTTCCGCACGCTGCTCGTCGGCCCGGCGCACCCGGACTACGCCGCGTTCTGCATGGGCGCGGGCCACGGGATTGGCTTTAACGATCAAAAAACGGTGGAGGTGCGTGACCTGGTGGACGGGATTGCCGCCGACGCGCCGATGTGGCCGGACTTCGAAGAGGGCTGGAAGGTGTCGCGCGTGCTGGACGCGATTGCGCTCTCGCACCGCGAAGGCCGCTGGCTGAACGTGAACGACATTGTCTGA